One part of the Parasphingorhabdus sp. SCSIO 66989 genome encodes these proteins:
- the argH gene encoding argininosuccinate lyase, which yields MWGGRFAEGPSAIMQEINASIPFDKALWQQDITGSLAHAAMLARCGIISKADAEQIKIGLHQVAEEFAANGVDEDWSLEDIHMHVEAQLRATIGEAAGRLHTARSRNDQVATDLKLWVRDAIDQTDAALAAFQTVLVDRAEEHAETIMPGFTHLQSAQPVTLGHHLMAYYEMIERDRSRFADARGRLNQSPLGAAALAGTGFPIDREQTAKALGFDAPTRNSLDSVSDRDFAIDYLMAASQCALHLSRLAEEIIIWASQPYGFVALPDSFSTGSSIMPQKRNPDAAELVRAHSARITGCLHAVMMTMKGLPLAYSKDMQNDKPPVFEAEGLLALSLAAMTGMMREMTFRPDAMRAAAERGYATATDLADWLVREADIPFREAHHITGEAVKLAEQQGVALEALSLDALKAIDDRIDDRVFSVLSLDASVASRNCYGATAPDRVREQINSARQRLAASAQ from the coding sequence ATGTGGGGCGGGCGGTTCGCCGAGGGGCCTTCCGCCATCATGCAAGAGATAAATGCCTCCATCCCGTTCGACAAGGCATTGTGGCAACAGGACATTACCGGATCGCTGGCGCATGCGGCGATGCTGGCCCGCTGTGGCATCATTAGCAAGGCCGATGCCGAGCAGATCAAGATCGGTTTGCATCAGGTTGCCGAGGAATTTGCCGCCAATGGCGTTGATGAGGACTGGTCGCTCGAAGACATTCATATGCATGTCGAGGCGCAGCTTCGTGCGACTATCGGCGAAGCCGCGGGGCGGCTGCATACGGCGCGCTCGCGCAATGATCAGGTCGCCACTGACCTGAAGCTATGGGTCCGTGATGCGATAGACCAGACAGATGCGGCACTGGCTGCGTTTCAGACGGTTTTGGTCGACCGCGCCGAGGAACATGCCGAAACCATCATGCCCGGCTTCACCCATTTGCAATCAGCCCAACCCGTGACCTTGGGCCACCATCTTATGGCCTATTATGAGATGATCGAACGCGATCGTTCGCGCTTTGCCGATGCGCGGGGGCGGCTCAACCAGTCTCCTTTGGGCGCGGCGGCGTTGGCCGGAACCGGTTTCCCGATTGATCGTGAACAAACCGCAAAGGCGCTCGGTTTTGATGCGCCGACGCGCAACTCGCTGGACAGCGTATCCGACCGCGATTTCGCCATTGATTATCTGATGGCCGCGAGCCAGTGCGCGCTACATCTGTCGCGGCTGGCGGAAGAGATTATCATCTGGGCCAGCCAGCCCTATGGATTTGTTGCGCTTCCGGACAGCTTCTCGACCGGTTCGTCGATCATGCCGCAAAAGCGTAACCCCGATGCCGCTGAGCTTGTCCGTGCCCATTCTGCCCGGATTACCGGCTGTCTCCATGCGGTGATGATGACGATGAAGGGCCTGCCGCTCGCCTATTCCAAGGATATGCAGAATGACAAGCCGCCGGTGTTCGAGGCAGAGGGCCTGCTTGCGCTGTCGCTGGCGGCGATGACCGGGATGATGCGCGAAATGACCTTCCGCCCCGATGCAATGCGCGCCGCTGCCGAGCGTGGCTATGCCACCGCGACCGATCTGGCCGATTGGCTGGTGCGTGAGGCGGATATTCCCTTCCGCGAGGCGCACCATATCACCGGTGAAGCGGTCAAACTGGCAGAGCAGCAGGGCGTAGCGCTCGAGGCGCTGTCGCTCGACGCCCTTAAAGCCATTGACGACCGCATTGATGATCGCGTCTTTTCGGTGCTGTCATTGGATGCCTCTGTCGCCAGCAGAAACTGCTATGGCGCGACCGCACCGGATCGCGTAAGAGAACAGATCAATTCCGCGCGGCAAAGGCTCGCCGCATCAGCGCAATAA
- the lysA gene encoding diaminopimelate decarboxylase, translated as MDHFQLKNGVLHAEDIPLTELAEIYGTPVYIYSAATLRRHAQVFREALKPAGRVHLAFAVKANPNLAVLNILADEGYGADVVSAGELNRALQAGVAPEDIVFSGVGKTADEMRHGLQTGIGQFNIESAEEGHELAAIAAEMGQTPAIALRVNPDVDAATHAKISTGKAENKFGVAIDQAPALYAELSAKPSLNMRGIAVHIGSQLLSLDPLEQAFGKVGDLVQTLRGQGLTVSHVDLGGGLGVPYAPGEVPPSPADYGAMVARVTRDWDVTLMFEPGRVIAGNAGVMLTRVIRVKQALGNPFVVVDGAMNDLARPALYDAWHDFVAVQPNGETMAAHIVGPVCETGDTFARDREIDAVAAGDLAIFRTAGAYGATLASTYNSRALVPEVLVDGSNHALVADRIDPATIMAAERVPEWLK; from the coding sequence ATGGACCATTTTCAGTTGAAGAACGGTGTGCTCCACGCCGAAGATATTCCCCTGACCGAATTGGCCGAGATTTACGGCACGCCGGTCTATATCTATTCCGCCGCAACGCTGCGTCGCCATGCCCAGGTTTTCCGAGAGGCGCTAAAGCCTGCGGGCCGGGTGCACCTTGCCTTTGCGGTAAAGGCCAATCCCAATTTGGCGGTGCTGAACATCCTTGCTGATGAAGGCTATGGCGCCGATGTTGTCTCCGCTGGCGAATTGAACCGCGCTCTACAGGCGGGGGTTGCACCCGAAGATATTGTCTTTTCCGGCGTCGGCAAAACCGCCGATGAGATGCGCCATGGGCTGCAAACCGGTATTGGTCAGTTCAATATTGAGTCGGCCGAAGAAGGGCATGAGCTTGCCGCCATTGCCGCCGAGATGGGGCAGACGCCTGCGATTGCGTTGCGGGTTAATCCCGATGTGGACGCTGCCACCCATGCCAAAATCTCGACGGGCAAAGCGGAGAACAAGTTTGGCGTGGCGATAGATCAGGCGCCGGCGCTTTATGCCGAACTGTCGGCCAAGCCATCGCTCAATATGCGCGGCATCGCGGTGCATATTGGCAGCCAATTGCTGTCGCTCGATCCGCTGGAACAGGCTTTTGGCAAGGTCGGCGATCTGGTGCAGACGCTGCGTGGGCAAGGTCTCACGGTAAGCCATGTCGATCTCGGCGGTGGTCTGGGCGTACCCTATGCCCCGGGCGAGGTGCCACCATCGCCTGCCGATTACGGCGCCATGGTCGCCCGCGTTACCCGTGACTGGGATGTGACGCTAATGTTCGAACCGGGCCGGGTGATTGCCGGTAATGCCGGGGTGATGCTGACACGGGTCATCCGGGTGAAGCAGGCGCTGGGCAATCCATTCGTGGTCGTGGATGGCGCGATGAATGATCTGGCTCGGCCTGCACTTTATGACGCTTGGCATGATTTTGTCGCGGTACAGCCCAATGGCGAAACAATGGCCGCGCATATTGTCGGCCCTGTCTGCGAGACTGGCGATACCTTCGCCCGCGATCGCGAGATTGATGCCGTGGCTGCTGGCGATCTCGCTATTTTCCGCACCGCCGGGGCCTATGGCGCAACATTGGCCAGCACTTATAACAGTCGCGCGCTTGTGCCGGAGGTTTTGGTCGATGGCAGCAATCACGCGCTGGTTGCGGATCGCATCGACCCGGCCACCATCATGGCCGCTGAGCGCGTACCCGAATGGCTCAAATAA
- a CDS encoding c-type cytochrome — protein sequence MDGTNNTIAGWVLAGAATALGLSIVSGKYYHAGSPEAPEEPGFFVEGGGSDGGAEVAAVDIGTLMAAADADAGAKVFAKCTSCHSIEKGGANGIGPNLYGVMGKGHGAVAGFAYSEAISGISEPWGFENMSAWLKSPRRYADGTKMTFAGLGNDEDRANVIAYLNQNSDSPLPLPAPAAPAAEGEEGEAAAEGEEPAAEGEGEAAAEAAPEAEAEAAAES from the coding sequence ATGGACGGAACGAATAACACAATCGCTGGCTGGGTATTGGCAGGTGCGGCAACAGCCTTGGGCCTGAGCATAGTCAGCGGCAAATATTACCATGCCGGTAGCCCCGAAGCCCCGGAAGAACCGGGCTTTTTCGTCGAAGGCGGCGGCAGCGATGGCGGTGCCGAGGTAGCAGCGGTTGATATCGGCACGCTGATGGCCGCAGCCGACGCCGATGCGGGTGCCAAAGTGTTTGCCAAATGCACCTCTTGCCACAGCATCGAGAAGGGCGGCGCCAATGGCATTGGCCCCAATCTCTATGGCGTTATGGGCAAAGGCCATGGTGCAGTCGCTGGTTTTGCCTATTCCGAAGCGATCTCCGGCATTTCAGAGCCTTGGGGCTTTGAGAATATGAGCGCATGGCTGAAGTCACCGCGCCGCTATGCCGATGGTACCAAGATGACCTTTGCCGGTCTTGGCAATGATGAAGACCGCGCCAATGTCATCGCCTATCTCAACCAGAATTCCGACAGCCCGCTGCCACTGCCTGCGCCAGCCGCTCCGGCTGCGGAAGGCGAAGAGGGCGAGGCTGCTGCGGAAGGTGAAGAACCGGCAGCAGAGGGCGAAGGCGAAGCAGCCGCAGAAGCCGCTCCCGAGGCGGAAGCAGAAGCTGCGGCTGAGAGCTAA
- a CDS encoding precorrin-2 dehydrogenase/sirohydrochlorin ferrochelatase family protein, which translates to MRSFPIFLELEGQTVILLGTGEAADAKRRLYARAGAVFTDDENADARIAVVALEDDAEAEAAVARLKARGLLVNAVDRPHLCDYTTPAIVDRNPVTIAIGTGGASAGLAKALRQRLESLLPQSLGQLAQALANARNAMKARWPDGLTRRRAIDAALGEGGVLDPFSANASDAVEVWLQQGEEGGSGGHHEIRLASQDPDDLSIGQARLLAGADLVLLHGDIAPEIVARVRADAMVIEADSGQPALGEDALIIALYAPD; encoded by the coding sequence ATGCGCAGCTTTCCCATCTTTCTCGAGCTTGAAGGGCAGACGGTTATCCTGCTCGGCACCGGGGAAGCAGCAGATGCCAAGCGGAGACTCTATGCTCGTGCAGGCGCAGTGTTCACCGATGATGAAAACGCGGATGCCAGGATCGCGGTCGTTGCGCTCGAAGATGATGCCGAAGCGGAGGCCGCGGTAGCGCGGCTGAAAGCGCGCGGGCTATTGGTCAATGCCGTCGACCGCCCGCACTTGTGCGATTACACCACGCCCGCCATTGTTGATCGCAATCCGGTCACGATTGCGATCGGTACCGGCGGCGCATCAGCAGGATTGGCCAAAGCGCTGCGCCAGCGTCTGGAGTCGCTCTTGCCGCAGAGTCTGGGGCAGTTGGCGCAGGCGCTTGCCAATGCCCGCAACGCCATGAAAGCGCGCTGGCCGGACGGTCTGACCCGGCGGCGGGCGATTGATGCGGCGTTGGGTGAGGGCGGGGTACTGGACCCCTTCTCCGCCAATGCTTCCGATGCAGTGGAAGTGTGGTTGCAGCAGGGAGAAGAGGGCGGCTCTGGTGGTCACCATGAGATACGCCTTGCCAGCCAAGATCCTGATGACCTCTCCATCGGACAGGCGCGTTTGCTTGCAGGTGCTGATCTGGTGCTGTTGCACGGCGATATTGCGCCGGAGATCGTGGCCCGCGTGCGCGCCGATGCAATGGTTATCGAAGCCGATAGCGGTCAGCCTGCGCTTGGTGAAGATGCCCTGATTATTGCGCTCTACGCGCCCGACTAA
- the polA gene encoding DNA polymerase I → MSEQNHLYLVDGSAYIFRAYHRLPPLTNPEGTPVGAVYGYTTMLWKLADELNKADGPTHLAVVLDKSSHSFRNEIYDQYKANRPPPPEDLRPQFPLIRDATRAFSLPLIEEDNVEADDMIASYTKAAQRAGWKVTIVSSDKDLMQLIEPKDDSAVDMLDTMKNARIGREGVVEKFGVGPELVGDMLSLMGDSVDNIPGVKGIGPKTASKLLLEYGDLERVLTAAPEMKKSKMRENLIEFAEDARLSRVLVTLKEDCPLPMELDDFKLGDIPPDPLAAFLNEHGFSSLLRKLGAEPTAPKEGDSGDTAEAGQGTTAPLPPKMPDIDRSQYACVTDAETLDQWITRAHETGYVAFDTETTSLNAMLAELVGFSMAVAPNEACYVPLAHGGTDLLAEKPEQVPMDVALTKLKPLLEDDSILKIGQNIKYDINVLARHGIAIAPVDDTMVMSFALDAGRTQISGGHGMDELARQHLGHECISYKSLTGTGKSQIGFGEVPLDKATEYAAEDADVTLRLWKLLKPRLSAEGGTRIYETVDRPTIAVLGQMEQHGIHVDREVLARLSGEFAAEMQRLESEVHEIAGEEFALGSPKQLGEILFGKMGLKGGKKGKSGQYSTDVTVLEKLAREGQPIASKVLDWRQMSKLKSTYTDALQADINPGTGRVHTSYSLTGAQTGRLSSTDPNLQNIPIRTDMGRQIRFAFTAEPGNVLLAADYSQIELRLAAHMADVDTLKTAFANGEDIHNRTAQELFGEVTRETRGRAKTINFAILYGISRWGLAGRLEVDPDEAQAMIDTYFERFPGINRYISETLMQAKDKGYTETLFGRKTHFPRINAKNQAERQGAERAAINAPIQGTSADIIKRAMARMTPALREAGLDEVRMLLQVHDELVFELPEGDVEAASAIIRDVMANAAEPAVKLSVPLGVDIGTGSSWGEAH, encoded by the coding sequence ATGTCTGAACAGAATCATCTCTATCTGGTCGATGGATCGGCCTATATCTTCCGCGCCTATCACCGCCTGCCGCCACTGACCAACCCGGAAGGTACCCCGGTCGGCGCAGTTTATGGCTATACCACCATGTTGTGGAAGCTCGCCGATGAGCTGAACAAGGCCGATGGCCCGACGCATCTCGCGGTTGTCCTCGATAAATCCTCTCACAGTTTCCGCAACGAGATTTACGATCAGTATAAGGCCAACCGGCCACCCCCTCCGGAAGACCTTCGTCCGCAATTTCCGCTGATCCGCGATGCCACCCGTGCCTTCTCGCTGCCGCTGATCGAAGAGGACAATGTCGAGGCCGACGATATGATCGCCAGCTATACCAAAGCGGCGCAGCGCGCCGGGTGGAAGGTGACGATTGTCTCCTCGGACAAGGACTTGATGCAGCTGATCGAGCCGAAGGACGACAGCGCTGTCGATATGCTCGACACCATGAAGAATGCGCGGATCGGGCGCGAGGGCGTTGTCGAGAAATTCGGCGTCGGGCCAGAGCTTGTCGGCGATATGCTGTCGCTGATGGGTGACAGCGTCGACAATATCCCTGGCGTCAAAGGGATTGGTCCCAAGACGGCGAGCAAGCTGTTGCTCGAATATGGTGATCTGGAGCGCGTCCTCACAGCAGCGCCGGAGATGAAAAAATCCAAGATGCGCGAAAATCTCATCGAGTTTGCCGAGGATGCGCGGCTGTCTAGGGTGCTGGTAACGCTGAAAGAAGATTGCCCGCTGCCAATGGAACTGGATGACTTCAAGCTCGGCGATATTCCACCCGATCCGCTCGCGGCGTTTCTTAACGAACACGGCTTTTCCAGCCTGTTGCGCAAACTGGGCGCGGAACCAACAGCGCCCAAGGAAGGCGATAGCGGTGACACAGCAGAAGCGGGACAAGGCACTACTGCGCCACTGCCGCCGAAAATGCCGGATATTGACCGCAGCCAATATGCCTGCGTCACCGATGCCGAGACACTCGACCAATGGATCACACGGGCACATGAAACCGGCTATGTCGCTTTCGACACAGAGACAACGTCGCTTAACGCGATGCTGGCCGAGCTGGTTGGCTTCAGCATGGCGGTTGCGCCCAATGAAGCCTGTTACGTGCCACTGGCGCATGGCGGCACTGATCTACTGGCGGAAAAGCCGGAACAGGTGCCAATGGATGTCGCGCTGACCAAGCTCAAGCCGCTGCTGGAGGACGATAGCATCCTGAAAATCGGGCAAAATATCAAATATGATATCAATGTCCTCGCCCGCCATGGCATCGCCATTGCACCGGTCGATGACACGATGGTGATGAGCTTCGCGCTTGATGCCGGGCGGACGCAGATTTCCGGCGGCCACGGCATGGATGAACTGGCGCGCCAGCATCTTGGGCATGAGTGCATTAGCTATAAATCGCTCACCGGCACCGGCAAATCGCAGATCGGTTTTGGTGAGGTGCCGCTCGACAAGGCCACCGAATATGCCGCTGAGGATGCAGACGTTACGCTGCGGCTGTGGAAGCTGCTCAAACCCCGGCTTAGCGCCGAAGGCGGCACTCGGATTTATGAGACTGTCGACCGCCCGACTATCGCCGTGTTGGGCCAGATGGAGCAGCATGGAATCCATGTCGATCGCGAAGTGCTGGCGCGCCTCTCGGGCGAGTTTGCCGCCGAAATGCAGCGGCTTGAGAGCGAGGTGCACGAAATCGCCGGTGAAGAGTTTGCGCTGGGCAGCCCCAAGCAACTCGGCGAAATCCTGTTCGGCAAAATGGGTCTGAAGGGCGGCAAGAAAGGCAAGTCTGGCCAATATTCCACCGATGTGACGGTGCTGGAAAAGCTGGCGCGCGAGGGCCAGCCCATTGCCAGCAAGGTGCTCGATTGGCGCCAAATGTCGAAATTGAAATCCACCTATACCGATGCGCTGCAGGCGGATATCAACCCCGGCACCGGGCGGGTGCATACCAGCTATAGCCTCACCGGAGCGCAGACCGGACGGCTCTCATCGACCGATCCGAACCTGCAGAATATCCCGATCCGCACCGATATGGGGCGTCAAATCCGCTTCGCCTTTACTGCCGAGCCGGGCAATGTGCTGCTTGCCGCCGACTATAGCCAGATCGAGCTGCGGCTGGCGGCGCATATGGCCGATGTCGATACGCTGAAGACTGCCTTTGCCAATGGCGAGGATATTCACAACCGCACCGCGCAGGAGCTGTTCGGCGAGGTTACCCGCGAAACCCGAGGCCGCGCCAAGACGATCAATTTCGCCATTCTCTACGGCATTTCGCGCTGGGGTCTGGCCGGGCGGCTCGAGGTCGATCCCGATGAGGCGCAGGCGATGATCGACACCTATTTCGAGCGCTTTCCCGGCATCAACCGCTATATCTCTGAAACGCTGATGCAGGCCAAAGACAAGGGCTATACCGAGACGCTATTCGGGCGCAAAACCCATTTCCCACGTATCAACGCCAAGAATCAGGCCGAGCGCCAGGGCGCCGAGCGCGCCGCGATCAACGCACCGATCCAGGGCACCAGCGCCGATATCATCAAACGCGCCATGGCACGGATGACGCCCGCGTTGCGAGAGGCGGGGCTGGACGAGGTGCGCATGCTATTGCAGGTGCATGACGAGCTTGTGTTTGAATTGCCCGAAGGCGATGTCGAGGCAGCATCCGCGATTATCCGCGATGTCATGGCCAATGCTGCGGAACCGGCGGTGAAACTGTCGGTCCCGCTGGGCGTAGATATCGGAACCGGATCAAGCTGGGGCGAGGCGCACTAA
- a CDS encoding PaaI family thioesterase: MTEHDPDIESIVAMLPPFAHHMGMTVTGLEDGLPVISYDFGPGVTGRPGFLHGGALSGLLEVAAYSALRARIAQDGAKAQLKPVNVTVDFMRGGRQHRTFALGKITRLGQRVANVESVAWQLDRHKIIAAARLNFLLKREV; the protein is encoded by the coding sequence ATGACCGAACACGACCCCGATATTGAAAGCATCGTCGCGATGTTGCCGCCCTTTGCGCATCATATGGGCATGACCGTGACCGGGCTCGAGGATGGCCTGCCGGTCATCAGCTATGATTTTGGCCCCGGCGTCACCGGACGACCGGGTTTCCTGCATGGCGGCGCGCTTTCCGGACTGTTAGAGGTCGCCGCTTACTCAGCACTTCGCGCACGCATCGCGCAAGATGGGGCCAAGGCGCAGCTGAAACCGGTCAATGTCACCGTCGATTTCATGCGCGGCGGACGACAGCACCGCACCTTTGCACTCGGCAAGATTACCCGGCTGGGCCAGCGTGTTGCCAATGTGGAGAGTGTTGCCTGGCAGTTGGACAGGCACAAAATCATCGCGGCGGCGCGGCTCAATTTTTTGCTCAAACGCGAAGTTTAG
- a CDS encoding prephenate dehydratase, which translates to MQSYPTIALEKVHEMAAKAKAEPSLAVAFQGAPGANSHIACSRYDTAALPMPCFSFADAIDAVRHGSADRAIIPIENSQHGRVADIHFLLPESGLSIIAETFLPIHHCLMARGEGPHKEVLSHPQALGQCRHYLKQHGMTPIAYADTAGAAARVAESDELSLAAIAPEMAAELYGLQIIAKNIEDADHNMTRFVVLSRIGAAPDEDQPVMTTLTFEVKSIPAALYKALGGFATNNVNITKLESYQRGGSFSAAEFYADIEGMPGDPSVDRALEELAFHSKWVRLLGSYPRARERGR; encoded by the coding sequence ATGCAGAGTTATCCGACAATTGCGCTGGAAAAAGTGCACGAAATGGCGGCAAAGGCCAAGGCGGAGCCGTCGCTCGCCGTGGCGTTCCAGGGCGCGCCGGGGGCCAATTCGCATATCGCCTGTAGCCGCTACGACACAGCGGCCTTGCCGATGCCGTGCTTCTCTTTTGCCGATGCGATTGATGCGGTGAGACATGGGAGTGCGGACCGCGCGATCATCCCGATTGAGAACTCCCAGCATGGCCGCGTTGCCGATATCCACTTTCTCTTGCCCGAATCCGGCCTGTCGATCATCGCCGAGACGTTCCTGCCGATTCATCATTGTTTAATGGCGCGCGGTGAAGGGCCGCATAAGGAAGTGCTGAGTCACCCACAGGCACTGGGCCAATGCCGCCATTATCTCAAACAGCATGGTATGACGCCGATAGCCTATGCCGATACCGCAGGCGCGGCGGCGCGGGTTGCGGAATCGGATGAGCTCAGCCTCGCCGCCATCGCGCCGGAAATGGCGGCAGAGCTTTATGGCTTGCAGATCATTGCGAAGAATATCGAGGATGCCGACCATAATATGACGCGCTTTGTCGTGCTCTCGCGTATTGGTGCGGCACCTGATGAGGATCAGCCGGTGATGACGACGCTGACCTTTGAGGTCAAAAGCATCCCGGCGGCGCTCTACAAGGCATTGGGCGGCTTTGCGACCAACAATGTCAATATCACCAAGCTGGAAAGCTATCAGCGTGGCGGGAGTTTCTCAGCCGCCGAGTTTTATGCTGATATTGAGGGCATGCCAGGCGATCCATCGGTCGACCGCGCGTTGGAGGAACTGGCGTTTCACAGCAAATGGGTGCGGTTGCTGGGGAGCTATCCGAGAGCTCGGGAGCGGGGGCGTTAA
- a CDS encoding TlpA family protein disulfide reductase translates to MVTVPSSFIARLSAPIMILALLFSLAACDTQSATKQQDNAATSESPEPPPPPGLGPAGKLDITKRGTPAPDVSFTAPDGSAVTLAKFRGKPLLVNLWATWCAPCVFEMPTLDRLAEREAERLQVLVVSQDNQGAELVDPFFAEKKFTRLEPYLDTENALGFAINTGIMPTTILYDSQGKEVWRMLGGMDWTGVRAASMLEDTLAQGRE, encoded by the coding sequence ATGGTCACTGTCCCGTCCTCTTTTATCGCACGATTGTCAGCGCCGATTATGATTCTCGCGCTGCTATTTTCTCTGGCCGCCTGCGATACGCAATCTGCAACGAAGCAGCAAGACAATGCCGCGACCAGCGAGAGCCCCGAGCCGCCGCCCCCGCCGGGACTGGGCCCGGCCGGCAAGCTCGACATCACCAAGCGCGGCACGCCCGCGCCCGATGTCAGCTTTACAGCGCCCGATGGCAGCGCAGTGACACTGGCTAAATTTCGCGGAAAACCATTATTGGTCAATCTCTGGGCGACATGGTGTGCACCCTGTGTGTTTGAGATGCCGACGCTGGACCGACTGGCAGAGCGCGAGGCGGAACGCCTGCAGGTACTGGTGGTCTCGCAAGACAATCAAGGGGCAGAACTGGTCGATCCATTTTTCGCTGAGAAGAAATTCACCCGGCTGGAGCCTTATCTGGATACAGAGAATGCGCTGGGTTTTGCGATCAACACCGGGATTATGCCGACGACCATTCTCTATGATTCGCAAGGCAAGGAAGTGTGGCGGATGCTCGGTGGTATGGATTGGACCGGCGTGAGAGCGGCATCAATGTTGGAGGATACGCTGGCGCAGGGTCGCGAATAA
- a CDS encoding transposase — translation MALDISRTADVSLSLAEALEAFDALAPSVESEEQRDLAADILARLALDRDCISDAAIAELKQYHSAKIATESYGQRQYGPQVIMLGEPRPGWFLRANIWPAKPDYAVKASGEAAFFYGLPHDHNFDFLTIGYHGPGYVSDYYEQDYGSLAGFRGEPAGLRFVERSRLSEGRMLHYRKHRDVHCQYPPEALSISLNLMLTAWDQPWTDQYSYDLERNRIGHILSFGASDILLRLAVDSGLGDGLELAETVMQKHPSHRLRSVALDALYHHFADNPRQQNALLDKALSSDSALLIGEAERLSGV, via the coding sequence ATGGCGCTCGATATCAGCCGAACCGCTGATGTATCGCTCTCACTGGCCGAAGCGCTGGAGGCTTTTGATGCTCTGGCGCCATCCGTCGAAAGTGAGGAACAAAGGGATCTGGCGGCGGATATTCTCGCGCGCCTGGCGCTGGATCGCGACTGTATCAGTGATGCAGCCATAGCCGAGCTCAAGCAATATCATAGCGCCAAGATAGCAACTGAATCTTATGGTCAGCGGCAATATGGACCGCAGGTCATTATGCTGGGTGAACCACGACCGGGTTGGTTCCTACGCGCCAATATCTGGCCTGCAAAACCCGATTATGCGGTCAAGGCGAGTGGCGAGGCAGCCTTTTTCTATGGCCTGCCGCATGACCATAATTTTGATTTCCTCACCATCGGCTATCATGGCCCCGGCTATGTCAGCGACTATTATGAGCAGGACTATGGAAGCCTGGCCGGCTTTCGCGGCGAACCGGCGGGGCTGCGTTTTGTTGAGCGCTCACGGCTCAGCGAGGGGCGGATGCTGCATTATCGCAAACATCGCGATGTCCATTGCCAATATCCGCCTGAAGCCCTGTCGATATCGCTCAATCTGATGCTGACCGCATGGGATCAGCCATGGACCGACCAATATAGCTATGATCTTGAGCGCAATCGCATCGGTCATATTCTGAGTTTTGGAGCCAGCGATATATTGCTGCGTCTCGCAGTTGATAGCGGCTTGGGTGACGGTCTCGAGCTGGCGGAAACGGTTATGCAAAAGCACCCAAGCCATCGATTACGCAGTGTCGCATTGGATGCCCTCTATCATCACTTCGCCGATAATCCTCGCCAGCAAAATGCTTTACTCGATAAGGCGCTCTCGTCGGATAGCGCGTTGCTCATTGGCGAAGCGGAACGATTAAGCGGCGTTTGA
- a CDS encoding DUF2721 domain-containing protein, with protein sequence MINDADIAEIASIIQLAMAPAFLLVGIGAMLQLFSGRLVRVVDRSRVLTQQHGDCTPERRECIVRELRGLDRRMTVVNAAILMGVCGAITVSIVIAMLFITGLARIDLTIAISVGFILAMVFLIVGLCLFLYEARLAERNIHIDRELLRLEE encoded by the coding sequence ATGATCAACGACGCAGATATCGCCGAGATTGCCAGTATCATTCAACTGGCCATGGCGCCGGCCTTTTTGCTGGTTGGTATCGGCGCTATGTTGCAGCTTTTCTCTGGACGGCTGGTGCGGGTGGTTGACCGCTCGCGGGTGCTAACGCAGCAGCATGGCGATTGCACGCCAGAACGCCGCGAATGCATCGTTCGGGAATTGCGCGGGCTGGACCGGCGGATGACGGTGGTCAATGCAGCGATATTGATGGGTGTATGCGGTGCCATCACGGTGTCCATCGTCATCGCGATGCTTTTTATTACTGGTCTGGCGCGGATTGACCTGACCATTGCCATTTCGGTCGGTTTTATCCTGGCCATGGTGTTTTTGATCGTTGGTCTGTGTTTGTTTCTCTACGAGGCCCGTCTGGCCGAGCGGAATATTCATATCGACCGCGAGCTACTCAGGCTGGAAGAATAG
- a CDS encoding PaaI family thioesterase, translating to MSDARTGEFDPRLFTETISSHGHGGHIGLEYHDHGVGWVELKLPWREELVGDSETGILASGPIISMMDNATSLSVWTKLGTFRPQVTLDLRVDYMRAAKPKATVYGRGECYQIKRSIAFVRGIAHDGDPDDPVAHVAGTFINLDVSAS from the coding sequence ATGTCGGATGCAAGAACCGGGGAGTTTGATCCGAGGCTGTTTACCGAGACTATCTCCAGCCATGGCCATGGCGGCCATATCGGGCTGGAATATCATGACCATGGTGTCGGCTGGGTCGAGCTGAAACTGCCCTGGCGCGAGGAGCTTGTTGGTGATTCTGAAACCGGCATTCTCGCTTCTGGCCCGATCATCAGCATGATGGACAATGCCACCAGCCTGTCGGTCTGGACCAAGCTGGGCACCTTTCGGCCACAGGTGACGCTCGACCTGCGCGTCGATTATATGCGCGCCGCCAAACCCAAAGCGACAGTCTATGGCCGCGGCGAGTGTTATCAGATCAAGCGTTCTATCGCGTTTGTGCGCGGCATCGCCCATGATGGTGACCCGGATGATCCGGTCGCCCATGTCGCCGGCACCTTTATCAATCTGGATGTCTCTGCATCATGA